One segment of Pseudophryne corroboree isolate aPseCor3 chromosome 10, aPseCor3.hap2, whole genome shotgun sequence DNA contains the following:
- the LOC134965873 gene encoding alpha-tectorin-like isoform X2, which produces MKVTGRVTPLLLLVLISLFDQGSTGPALVQQYAEEDYDPVQQSANVDNEPAQQYASDDSDDLLYPYGPAQGDNKTPIEDDGTSGEVPLSITFKFFGKEYKSLYVNNNGVISFNSAVSQYTPDPFPLTNGETFVTPFWGDVDNNLGGVVYYRETTDPAILQRITRDMAKHLPLKHYVTTWAFIATWDKVAYYGAASTKVNTFQAVLTTDGFHYFAILNYGDIQWTTGTASDGNPETGLGGTPAQAGFNSGDDTHYFNIPGSRTDEVLKIKSTTNVDFPGRWVFEVDVFKVLGGCSFQAKFAKEGEEFWKESTCNTKCACHDGRVCCEDEPCPENSTCEASGSFFTCKIKQNVCS; this is translated from the exons ATGAAGGTGACCGGGAGAGTTACGCCGCTGCTGCTACTTG ttttGATTTCACTATTTGACCAGGGATCAACAGGACCAG CGCTCGTCCAGCAGTACGCAGAGGAAGATTACG ATCCCGTCCAGCAGTCAGCAAATGTAGATAACG AACCGGCCCAGCAGTACGCAAGTGACGATAGCG ATGACCTTCTTTATCCGTATGGACCGGCTCAGGGTGACAATAAGACCCCAATAGAAGATGATGGGACATCAGGAGAAGTCCCCCTCTCTATCACCTTTAAATTCTTTGGGAAAGAATACAAATCTCTCTAT GTGAACAACAACGGGGTGATTTCATTCAACAGCGCAGTGTCGCAGTATACACCTGATCCTTTCCCACTTACAAATGGTGAAACGTTCGTCACCCCTTTCTGGGGAGACGTGGATAATAATCTGGGAGGTGTAGTGTACTATAGGGAGACGACAGACCCCGCTATACTGCAGAGGATAACACGGGATATGGCGAAGCATCTTCCACTCAAACATTACGTAACGACGTGGGCTTTCATCGCCACCTGGGACAAAGTAGCCTATTATGGTGCAGCATCTACCAAG GTGAACACGTTCCAGGCTGTCCTTACCACAGACGGGTTCCATTACTTTGCCATCTTAAATTATGGTGACATTCAGTGGACAACTGGGACTGCCAGCGATGGTAACCCCGAGACCGGCTTGGGTGGCACCCCGGCTCAG GCTGGATTTAACAGTGGAGATGACACTCATTACTTTAATATTCCTGGATCCAGAACGGATGAGGTGCTGAAAATTAAGTCAACAACTAATGTAGACTTCCCTGGACGATGGGTTTTCGAAGTTGACGTCTTCAAGGTTCTCGGAGGTTGCAGTTTCCAAG CAAAATTTGCCAAAGAAGGTGAAGAGTTTTGGAAAGAATCTACCTGCAACACAAAGTGCGCCTGCCATGATGGCAGGGTGTGCTGCGAGGATGAGCCGTGCCCCGAGAATAGCACCTGCGAAGCCTCAGGATCATTCTTTACATGCAAAATCAAGCAAAATGTCTGCTCGTGA
- the LOC134965873 gene encoding alpha-tectorin-like isoform X1 — translation MKVTGRVTPLLLLVLISLFDQGSTGPALVQQYAEEDYEPIQQYANEDIDPVQQSANVDNEPAQQYASDDSDDLLYPYGPAQGDNKTPIEDDGTSGEVPLSITFKFFGKEYKSLYVNNNGVISFNSAVSQYTPDPFPLTNGETFVTPFWGDVDNNLGGVVYYRETTDPAILQRITRDMAKHLPLKHYVTTWAFIATWDKVAYYGAASTKVNTFQAVLTTDGFHYFAILNYGDIQWTTGTASDGNPETGLGGTPAQAGFNSGDDTHYFNIPGSRTDEVLKIKSTTNVDFPGRWVFEVDVFKVLGGCSFQAKFAKEGEEFWKESTCNTKCACHDGRVCCEDEPCPENSTCEASGSFFTCKIKQNVCS, via the exons ATGAAGGTGACCGGGAGAGTTACGCCGCTGCTGCTACTTG ttttGATTTCACTATTTGACCAGGGATCAACAGGACCAG CGCTCGTCCAGCAGTACGCAGAGGAAGATTACG AACCCATCCAGCAGTACGCCAATGAAGATATCG ATCCCGTCCAGCAGTCAGCAAATGTAGATAACG AACCGGCCCAGCAGTACGCAAGTGACGATAGCG ATGACCTTCTTTATCCGTATGGACCGGCTCAGGGTGACAATAAGACCCCAATAGAAGATGATGGGACATCAGGAGAAGTCCCCCTCTCTATCACCTTTAAATTCTTTGGGAAAGAATACAAATCTCTCTAT GTGAACAACAACGGGGTGATTTCATTCAACAGCGCAGTGTCGCAGTATACACCTGATCCTTTCCCACTTACAAATGGTGAAACGTTCGTCACCCCTTTCTGGGGAGACGTGGATAATAATCTGGGAGGTGTAGTGTACTATAGGGAGACGACAGACCCCGCTATACTGCAGAGGATAACACGGGATATGGCGAAGCATCTTCCACTCAAACATTACGTAACGACGTGGGCTTTCATCGCCACCTGGGACAAAGTAGCCTATTATGGTGCAGCATCTACCAAG GTGAACACGTTCCAGGCTGTCCTTACCACAGACGGGTTCCATTACTTTGCCATCTTAAATTATGGTGACATTCAGTGGACAACTGGGACTGCCAGCGATGGTAACCCCGAGACCGGCTTGGGTGGCACCCCGGCTCAG GCTGGATTTAACAGTGGAGATGACACTCATTACTTTAATATTCCTGGATCCAGAACGGATGAGGTGCTGAAAATTAAGTCAACAACTAATGTAGACTTCCCTGGACGATGGGTTTTCGAAGTTGACGTCTTCAAGGTTCTCGGAGGTTGCAGTTTCCAAG CAAAATTTGCCAAAGAAGGTGAAGAGTTTTGGAAAGAATCTACCTGCAACACAAAGTGCGCCTGCCATGATGGCAGGGTGTGCTGCGAGGATGAGCCGTGCCCCGAGAATAGCACCTGCGAAGCCTCAGGATCATTCTTTACATGCAAAATCAAGCAAAATGTCTGCTCGTGA